A window of Limanda limanda chromosome 4, fLimLim1.1, whole genome shotgun sequence genomic DNA:
tataaggtcaagaaagatggcctctttcattccctgcttcaaacaatctttcttctcctacctacttctttaagtcattaaatggtgctactacaactcctgctccttttaatggccagattttactgaaaaagtgccttccaaaaccaggaaaaatatgtccctgatggtctagtggctaggattcggcgctctcaccgccgcagcccgggttcgattcccggtcagggaactaaactgtTGTAAACTGTCAATAGGAACATaatttgtgcatataggagaacatcatgttgagaatgaatcagatggagattgttacacgttccatatccgttctgttaaatgtgctggtcctgagtcaagctgtgaatggctgatgatgcctgcaagtcatagaaccattcgctattgtatgagaaaataggtcccCGAAATTTGCAgtgtagatggtttaaacaggctccaaacaatctgtcttctcctatttacttatttaagtctttatatggtgctacttcaactcctgttccttttaatggccagaaattcctgaaaaagtgccttccaaacaaggaaaaatgtcGCTGATGGTccagtggctaggattcggcgtttTCACCCCCACggcctgggttcgattcccggtcagggaactaagctattgaaacctgtcaattggaaccaaatttgtggacataggagagcatcatgttgagaatgaacagACCTAGAATGTTACACAATccatatcagttcagttaaatgtgctggtcctgagtcaagctgtgaatggctgatgatgcctgccagtcatagaaccatttgctattgtatgagaaaataggtcccCGGAAGTTGCGctgtagatggtttaaacaggctccccttttacatgatggttatatcaggtcgacaaagatggcctctttcattccctgcttcaaacaatctgtcttctcctatttacttctttaagtcattagatggtgctactacaactattgctccttttaatggccagattttactgaaacagtgccttccaaaaccaggaaaatatgtccctgatggtctagtggctagaattcggcgctctcaccgccgcggcctgggttcgattcccggtcagtgaactaaactattgaaaactgtcaattggaaccaaatttgtgcacataggagagcatcatgttgagaatgaatcagacagagattgttacacgttccatatccgttctgttaaataggctggtcctaagtcaagctgtgaagggctgatgattgctgtaagtcatagacctatcctgctattgtatgagaaattAGGTGCCCGGATATTGCGGTGTAGATgttttgtgagctgaatgggtagagaacacgacagtgcattgtagcttgatgaaagtccatgTAATAAACAGGCTCCTCTtctacatgatggttatataaggtcaacaaagatggcctctttcattccctgcttcaaacaatctgtcttctcctatttacttctttaagtctttagatggtgctacttcaactcctgttccttttaatggccagaaattccttaaaaagtgccttccaaaccaggaaaaatgtccctgatggtctagtggctaggattcagcgttttcaccgccgcggcctgagttcgattcccggtcagggaactaagttattgaaaactgtcaattggaaccaaatgtgtgcatataggagagcatcatgttgagaatgaatgaGACGgagattgttacacgttccatatccgttctgttaaataggctggtcctaagtcaagctgtgaagggctgatgatGCCTGCCAGTCATACAACCATTcgctattgtatgagaaaataggtcccCGGAATAtgcggtgtagatggtttaaacaggctccctttttacatgatggttatatcaggtcaACAAatatggcctctttcattccctgctttaaacaatctgtcttttcctatttacttctttaagtcattagatggtgctacttcaactcctgttccttttaatggccagaaattcttgaaaaagtgccttccaaaccAAGAAaactgtccctgatggtctagtggctaggattcggcgctctcaccgccgcggcccgggttcgattccaggtcagggaactaaactattgaaaaatgtcaattggaaccaaatttgtgcacataGGAGAGAATCATGTTGTGAATGAATCAGACGGACATTGTTACACAATccatatcagttcagttaaatgttctggtcctgagtcaagctgtgaatggctgatgatgcctgcaagtcatagaaccattcgctattgtatgagaaaataggtcccTGGAAgttgcggtgtagatggtttaaacaggctcctCTATTACATCATGGTTATATCAGGTTGACAAAGATGGCCTcattcattccctgcttcaaacattCTGTCTTCTCCTGCGtacttctttaagtctttaGATTGTGCTACTTCAACTCCGGTTCTctttaatggccagaaattcctgaaaaggTGCCTTCCAATCCAgaaaaaatgtccctgatggtctagtggctaggatgaAAAGTGGCTAGGTGAAAATAGCCACATAGCCTCTGTGAGGACCGTGGCCATGtataatcaattaaaaaaatcatttgatTCATGGAGAAATTATATTTAGATGCATGGAAGCTCCTtttctgactcgactcactgtGAGCGAAGGGTCAGAAGACGCTAACGATCCCAAGCTGTGCAGCTGACTGCAGAAGTGTATGATGTTAACCTGATAGAGACCCTCTGCATTCAGCATTGGACAAATCTCCCTTCTTCCTGACAGCTTGGTAGGTTTTGGAAGCGGAAGCGAGCAAGGCAGCAGGGCAGAGACCAAGGTGAGTGTCATCCCGACAACATGTTGAGCTGCTTCGACACAATGGATTTTTCCCAAGGGCACCCCCTAAAGTGTTGACTGGGCTGGTTATGATTGATTAAGAATGCATGCAGATCTGAAATAATGTAACCTCAGAGGCCTTTTAGAGAGCTGTGAGTGTGTACAAATTAAACTTCTTTCATTATCCCTTGTTGCCCCTTTGCCATGAAACCCAGACTGTATGAAGGTGTGATACAGAATATTAGTGAAGTTAGGAACTAATTACTAGTTACTTTGCTATGGGAAATGGAGTCCAATGCAATAAATATGGGCCAAACAGACGCTGACGTGGCATTATAACTATGTGGTTTTGACCAGTGTCCAGTTTCTCACCTGGTCCGTCttgctcctgctctctctctctctctctctctctctctctctctctctctctctctctctctctctctctctctctctctctctctcgtttctcTCCAagtccatcctcctctctccctatctgcactgacacacaaaaacacacactcagccgcgcacacacacacacacacacacacacacacacacacacaacaagctcAACTAAAACAATGATATATAATCAGTGCTGGACAGTAACTAGGGACATTTACTCAAGCACTATATTTAAGTCCAAATTTAAGGTacctgtactttacttaagtattTGTatctaattttttatttattttatgaagtTATTTTCATAAAGCAGGATGTGTAGTGTGTTTTTTGTAGTGTAGTATCTTACAGTGTGATATAGTAGGTAGGAACTGAATAACATCACCTCTGCCATGATCTGATGAatagtaaatggtctgtatttgtataatgcttttctagtcctgatgaccactcaaagcactttacagtacagttttaccttacatatattacatatattcAGTAAAAAGATGTCAGAGGATTGTCAGAATCcacatttatataaacataCTGCTTGCTAAGTAGCGAAATCGCTGTTCAGTCCATGGAATCTGCTGTGAGTGTGGTCTTCACTTGTTTCTCACCTGCTTCTTCTTGCCCTCTGTCCCTGTAGACAGAAAGCTCATATTCTCAGAAAGCTCATATTAGCTGATAATGTTGAATGAACTACGTTAGCTGGTGGTCTCTGAAACATTGTGGAGCTGTTACAAAACATTTTCTGACATtaatataatcattaatataaCTGACATTAATGCTCCGACATATTTCTCTGTCGGAACATTCAGCAGTTCAATTTCCAACTTACATTGGTTCACATGTCTGCTTTGAGATCAAGCTTCTTCTGCTACTTGGTGTTAAAAGCCTGGTGATTATGATGCCATAGCGCCACCTATTGGTAAAATATAATGACTGTCATTCATAATGATTTTTAGGGCAGGGGCTTTTGGACACTGCAGGTCCACGGTATTGTGCTTGGATCACATTAAAGGGTGCCTGCCCGAGCACCCTAAAATGTTCCTAAAGTCACCCCTGGGGCCGGACTCATTCATAGCTTTCCAAATAATCCACCAAAGATGTATTACTCCACCTGCTCTGTTCGGATGTGCTCTCACAATATTTGAGAAAAGACTGAAATGCACCTTATATGTTAGATTTTTGTCCTTGTTACTTGGTTAGTGACCAAAAAGCAATTGTCTTCTTATGATACAGTTACATTTATCCCTCAAGGGGAAGATATCTGTGCTCCCTCTTTGCAGGCCCCGAAGCAGGTGCAGGTTAAATATCAGATCTCAAGGATATATGGGGATGTGTAGCCAGGGGCAGAGAGAAGACCAAAATATCCTGCTCTGGCTGAAGAGCTGCtgtctttattatatttttaaatatgtttattaaatTAGCCTTTATGAAACTAAAATCCATAAGCATCTCACTAATGTCCTGAAAGAAGAAAAGTGGGGAATGACCCCAGGAATAACCCATTAAAACTTGAAATGGATCCAGATAAATGGGCGGTTCCAGCAACATTTTTTacactttccttttttaaatacatatatatatattgtgtttcaGGCATTTCGACTTTATTGACAGGACAGTATGTGtgaatgagaaaagaaaattggggaggacatgcagcaggaggagtcattCCTCCATAAACTTTCTTTCACATGGCAACATAGGGCTTGAGCCTTAGAGGAGTTATCCCATACGGAGGGGGTCGAGATATAATGACTATGAGTTCCTTATAcaggctctctctgaggtttctacatttttttcACCTGCTAAAagggtatttttttctttcttacttgAGGATAGAGGATGTCACagcttgttaagccctatgagacaaattggggTTTGCTTCATAGGGTCTTGATTGTTGATTGAAAACATTGGACCCCCCACCTATATTCATTTTGCAATGACAGCCTTTAAAAGATGAAGCCACAGAGCTGTTCTTCGGTACAAGAGGATCGAGCGGATAAATGCATCAACCGGAGAGAATCGCGATCAGCCATGATGACTTAGAGGATAACATCAAGACCGCACTGACTCTGCACAAAACATTAACTATTCTCTTCTGCTTACTTTCATATCTGCATGGAATATTAGTGACAACAGAAGACTGCAGTCATCTGTCGGAGCTTCTAGGCAGCGCATTAGTGGGCTGCTAACCAGCCCCTGGAGGGAGACATGATTGAGAGCTGTTGTCAGTGTGAGGGCTCCCTCATGTCGTGTGTCGCTGCACTGTGGAGGCTTCCTCTCCCTGGGACATCTCAATCAATACTCTGCCATCTCCAGATACATACACACTCCCTGTTTGCAAagtacatgtgtgcatgtgaacaaATAGCATCAATGAAGGACACAGAGCAGCCAGGAAATAGGtaactttaacattttatttgtgaaaaACTACAAGCAAAATTCATAAATAGACATTTCTATTTGAAGCAGAGGAAAATGATCAGGTTAGCCTATAAGCAAAAAGTCGTGCACATGCCAGAAACATGTAGTATTTTAACATTATAAGCTAGACAAGGAGCTGTGATCTGCTGAAAATGCTGCATACATTTCCACACCAGGAACATAATGTGACCATTTCACAAGGGGAAACAATGACACATCAGCTATaagtaaaacaaaagtaaaactggATGAAACAAAGAATGGATTATTGTACTGTCCctacattttttcccccatttttacttttaaacagAGCAATAACTTTAAAAGCATTGTACAAGACATTGTTATAGGAAGAAATTAGTTTGTATAATACACTTAATTGGAAATTCACGGTTAAGGTTATACAGTCATTAAAACAAGCATTCTATATTTGGGTCTCTGACAAACAAAGCTAAAAAATGTAACCATCTTTACACAGTAAATTAAGGTTACTGGTCGCACACAAGAACAGAACTGCTTGCGCGGAAAGGAAACAGGAACAAAAGACTTCAGCTCTGATGCCATTATTCATAGTGTTTGCTTTTGCACCTTTTTAGAATTCTATTTACAAGCAATAATTCATATACTCAGCAAATGGCAATTTATCAATAATTTAACAATGAATCCTTCCTGTTCGAGTACTCAGTCAAGTGAACGGTTGCAGATAAGGCAGGTGAAGAGATGGCTTCTCAGGCCCATTTCTAACAGATTGCATCACAAAGCAGAGTTTTATTCTCATTAAAACTCGGACAGAACATTTtcccctttttatttatttttttagttgTAATCACATTGCTTTTCCTCACTTTGAACACTGATTCCATATTTGTATAAAGTACATAATTACAAAGATAACCATCAGTATAAGAGCAGAACAAAAGTTAGGAACAGACATCTCCTGGACATTCCTTACAACACAGGTGATTATCATCCATACGTGTGCACCTGCAGGGCTGAATTTCTAATGTCAAGACAGATCAAATCCTGTCGCTCAGGAGTTTACTGGGATGCGTTTTCCTCAACTAACCTGGTTTTTGATGCTCTGGGAGCCTGTGTTACTCAGGGGCGGCGACATGTGCTGTGGTGGTCcagcagagtgaagaggagaTTTGCTGAGGCTTCAACTCAGCGGCACCAGACCGCTCCTCATCTTCCCAcccactcgcacacacacactcagtctgcTCCACATCACCTGCACGACGAGGCCACGGCCACCACTGAGAGCAGAGCCCAGAGTTTTCTTTAACTCTGCTCTGACCCTTCTCTGCCCAGATTTAGCCGCGCACAGAGACAAGTGGACAATAAGAACACCATTTACATGGATTATATTAGTCTTTATTTAAACTGTTATTCATCTCACACATTAGATAATTGCATTTCAAATTGTTATTCATCTGTCTATGTATCATGTCATTATGAAATTCCTTTGGTCcttcaataaataaaactaagaTATCATATACACATTTATTCTTTATACAATTTCATACAGTTAAAGAAAATTATGTTGGTCTAGTATCAGCTAATGTGGAAGTGAATTAAAACCCTTAAATAAGCCTTGCTGTTCTAAAAATTGAAAAGAGCAATTAAGTTTTATTAACTACTGcaactttatttttttgccTTCAATGACAGGAGtcttaaattaataaaaaaaaataaacacaagtcaATTGAATTGTCaatctttgtaacttgtttgtgtctttgtactTGTTTTGAGGGATTTATCAGGTTGAAAAAGTGAAGATTCAAAGTCGTCTTCAGGACcaccacaaaataaaaaatgaacttGATTCACAACAGCTTGACACAACAGGTCTGTTTTTACAGTTCAATTTGGTTTGACCAAGTGGAACTACGCGGAACCCTCCTTCAGTCACAACTGAATAAAACCGTCTGGCTCAAGAGATGAGAGAATAGCTCTACCTTCTGCCAGGAAACTCATTATGTAAGTATGGGATGCAGAAAAATATCAACAGCTTTTAGTGTTTTACACAACAGCCTACACTGTACAGTTAAGGACATAAGATACTGTATAAGAGATCTGCTATAGCATACTAAATCATAGACAGTCTTGTTGAAAACGTCAGGTGGTTTTCTTCTGACTCACATTGACCTGTACAGAACAAGCAGACGGACCTGATGGAGGTCCAGACAGTGTTCAGAGTGAGACAGTGTTGTagagaaaagtgaatgagaatTTGATTCATCAGCACTTTGTCACATTGAGTGAATGGGCAGTCCCAGATCTGCAAAACCGCTTCACAGTGTATCtagcaccagtgtgtgtgtgtttgtgtgtgtgtgtatgtgtgtctgtctgtgactcgaGTCATGTCCTATCATTTTCAAACTGTAAGAAAAACACCAGAGGAACGATCGATCGGCAGAGCTACACAGCAAAGCATCAACATAAAAAGGAGAATATCAAAGTATACAGGTGCAACAGGTAATAAATAAGGGTAATAATAGTTTAAAGTTATTAAAATGATGGTGGTTATTGTGCCCAGCGAATAATTCttctttacaaaaacaacaaaaagtcgACTTAGCCTCACATccacatacaaatataaaacaatacataCAAGTGTCTGGATGCTACCGCAGGGGGGGCGTTTGGGGTGGGTGCATTACTCTTTGTAGAGCAACTCTCCCTGCTGTGCCACGGTTGTAACCACGAGGGAAGTCCTCCAAGCAGGGCGTTTGTTTTCCCTGACAGAAGCATCGCACTGTTCCTCTCAGGCAACCAGATCCTCTCTGCATCCAGGGGTGGCTCATGGAATGGAGGCAGGGCAGCAATGGGAAAAGGTGACATCTCCCCCTATGGGATCCATAGTGTCCAAAACGTGGGGGGAAAAAGGGGTAGTGGCGCAGGGTGAAGACTGTGGGGAAGGAATGAGGCGGGACCCTCAGAATGACTCGTCATGCCCCACAGAGAGATCCCCTTTAGGCGTAGAGGCGCGTGACGAGCTCTTGTCCATGCTCTCGGAGCCAGAGCTCTGGTGCTGCTGTTCAGAGCCCGCACTGGACGTGATGGTGGATgaggacgtggaggaggagcgggTCTTCTCCTTAAAGTCTGTGATAATAACCGTCACATTCCCTACGGTAATGGCCAACTGCTGGGCGGTGCTCCGGTCGATGTTCTTCAGTTTGGGTCTGAGGGGCACAgacaagaagagagaaaaacaaaaaaaactaaaattaatgACCAAAAAGGCCAACCACAATATGTGTGCGTTTCAGCAACAAGACAGAGGCTGCCAGCACTGTGGGGGTGGTTACACTAAATTGCTAAATTCATTGTGTGACACATGAACAGTCAGAACAAGTGTATATAAAGTGAGAGTGGGTGTTTAGTGTAAAAGATCATTTGTGAATCATTTGAGGTTTCCCACCAGCCTGGTGCTATATGAGTTGCTCTAAACAGAGGTGCTGAGAAGCCATagatgtgaaagtgtgtgttctgtgagAAATACTGCTACACACCTGGAAATGTGAGAGTTCTTGTTGGTCTTGGTTGCTGATTTTCCAGACTGTATGCTGTGTTTGTCACTGGGTGGGCTCTGGTGGTTGTCTGATTTGGGTCTGGAAGAAAACAACGTACACAACAGGTTAGGACAAAACCAACACAAGGGACAAGATCCAGATAGATGAAAGTTTGACATTTCCGCTGACCTGGTCTTTTTGCTGCTGGGCTTCTTCGTGATGGCCGGGATgatttccttctctctgtcggGTTTGTCTTTGATTGGCTGTTCCTTGTCGCTCTTGTCCTTCTCAGGGGTGTCTCCCTCTGGCCTCACGCTCTCTGGACGCTCGCTCTGCGGACGCTCGCTCTCCGGACGGCCCTCGCCATTGGCACGCTCACCCTCGCGCTCTGGACGCTCACACTCCGGATGCCCTTCACCAATGGCATGCTCGCCCTCCGGACGCTCACCCTCTGGACGCCCCTCGCCATTAGCACGTTCGCCTTCTCCGTCTGGGCGCTCCTTCTCTGTGCGCTCgctcctctccctccgctcCTTCTTGGGTGGGGGAGGCATCGGGTATTGCTGAGCCACCTGCTGGGCAACCAACTGGGAGTTGATCCGGGGTTTCCTGTGGAGGGAATCCAAGGCACAAACATGGATTAGCCTCATAGCAGAGCTGCAAGGTGACAGTGGCGACGCAGTGACACATTTAAACGACGGCTGACATAGAGAGGCGACTGAACCTAGAGGAGGGCTGCgcccagctgctgctgaggtaGCTTCATGCGGCCGCTTCCTGATGGAGCAGCTCTGTTTTGAGGGCTAATCTCATTAGTTCACTGCTGTAATAAAATGAATGCACGGGATCACAAGGTGGGACATTTGCAGCACGTCACTTAGGTCCTCTTATCTGATTACTGCAGGGTTGGCCCCATTCGTCACAGACTGAGATTCAGGTTGACATGGTGACGCTGCTCTACACACTGAGCTCACCAGAAACCACAGATCCATCCTGTCTTCCCTGTTCAAACACATACACCAACAAATACAAACCATAACCTCTTTTGAGTTTGATCTGTCTTACTCAGCAATGACAATAAATGCCAGGAAGATTAATGTCACATGAAAGTTTTAAAAGAATCCCAGGGATTTCCTAAAACTGGCAGTTCACATAAATCTATCATTTTATATGGACTGTCACCCCTGAACTGAGGCAGACATGCAAGCAAGAGCAGCATCTTGCTCTATCAGCTGTGCAGATGAACAGGGCCTGAAGTTTCGATGCAAAATGCTAAATCAAAGTCCAACCAcctgagtacacacacacctacagtatAATGGAAACCAGCTGGCAGCATCTGGGAGGGAAACTGAGTACcttagggagagagagaaggatgacTGCAGTCTTCCACAGACTCACACGAGACCTAACTGTAGCCAGCAACATGGATGATCACAGGCCATTGCTGGGCAAGCATGGTGAGGACTACACCAAAagtgtgctcacacacacacacttgaaaagATTAGTCTGCAAGCACAGAGCCTGGCATGGCTCGATAGCCACTCAGGAGGCCTTTCAACAGGAAGACAACAAGTTATACTCGCTAGCTGAGCATAACTCAATCCTTGCAAAACCAATTCCAGTTTTGGCAGGAGGATATTTAGTGATATTCCACCAGTGAAGTTAAGGGCTCTTGATCCCGAGGACTGCTCTATGAGGCCTGTGGTCAAGTAGAGAGTTATGAAACTTGTAGAAACTCTGGCAGTCTGAGCTTCAGGCCAGATAAACAAGTGTTAAATGCTGAAAAATAAGGCTCTACAAGAGAAAACTAATGTTGTTGGCTTTGCCGTAGGAACGGTCCACTATAGAGTACAgtttaaaatcaaatatgtATGGCAAACACTGTCGAGGCTCAAGGCTGTCTCAGACTGATGATGTAGATATCAGTGACTTGCTATGGAGATTGGTTTTCCTGTCTCTGCACTTAAATCCTCTCGAGTCTTTCAGAGCTCACTCTCAAGTCTCTCTATCTTTTAGTAACTACCCACTttaaaagtaacattttctCTCCAGTTTTCAGAATAATTATTTTACAACTTTCTGTGCTGCTCCATCACTCATTCagtgtcctcctgcagcagcctaTTACAGACTGAGAGAAGCTGTCCTTGAGGAGGGGGTTGGGTCGCACAGCTGATCAGAGAGCAATCCATCGGGCCATAATAGAGCGTCATGTCGTAATGCTTGCACTACATTCCAATCAATAGACCAGCTGTGGCAAATGCAATGAGCCCCGGACTGTTGATGCAGTATCCATTAGCGGTCATGGTTCTCCGGAGCCTTGGGATATTTCTACCTGCTGCCCTTGTGTTTGGCACATTCTGGGGCATGGAAGAAAGTGAGAATTAAGTGGGTGATGTGGGAGAGCAATTTTCCTCCCATCCCAACTTAGCGTCATAATTGCCCGTTCCCATCAATTTGATCCAATTCCATTTCAATCTAGAGTAATCAGGTCCCCGGCTGAGTTCCACAGGGAACAACAGTGCTCTCTCCTTTGCTGCTCATCACATACACATCGGACCtcagacacaacacagacaactgTCATCcccagaagttctctgatgacacagccatcgttggTCGTGTGTCGGAGGGTAACAAAGAGGAGTATAGGGGGGTCGTCACTGACTTTTTCCATTAGTGTGAACTGAATCACctgcacatcaacaccagcaaGACAAAAGAGATGGTATTAGACTTCGGCAGGAAGTCGCACCAGActccagtgaacatccaggaTGTGGACA
This region includes:
- the rybpb gene encoding RING1 and YY1-binding protein B is translated as MGDKKSPTRPKRQAKQSADDGYWDCSVCTFRNTAEAFKCSICDVRKGTSTRKPRINSQLVAQQVAQQYPMPPPPKKERRERSERTEKERPDGEGERANGEGRPEGERPEGEHAIGEGHPECERPEREGERANGEGRPESERPQSERPESVRPEGDTPEKDKSDKEQPIKDKPDREKEIIPAITKKPSSKKTRPKSDNHQSPPSDKHSIQSGKSATKTNKNSHISRPKLKNIDRSTAQQLAITVGNVTVIITDFKEKTRSSSTSSSTITSSAGSEQQHQSSGSESMDKSSSRASTPKGDLSVGHDESF